Within the Bacteroidota bacterium genome, the region CAGCTGTCTGGGACAGACTCCAGATGAGCCACCCCTAACGAGTCCACGCGCCAGGCCCCCGGTCGTGGGCGAAGAAGGAGGCTGCGCTCCAACAGGCCTACGGTATCGCGCGCGCGGGCCAGTCGGAATAGCTGGACCTGCACCCCCTCCTGGGGCAAGGGACCGCGCAGCGTCCACAGGGCCCGCACCGAACGGGCGAAGGGCACCTCGGCTGACCCCAAAAGGAGCAGCGTGCGCGCCTCCGGGTCAGGGCCCGGCTCCGCCCATAGCGGGGAGCTTATGGAGGGGTGCGCCTCCACGGAGGCCTGGAGGGCTCCGCCTTGGCCCGAGATGGGATCGCGCCAGCGCATCAAGACGCTGTATCGGCCCGGCGCAAAGCGGCCCAGCAGGCGAAAGCCCATGGCGAAGCGCCCCGCATCTTGGGTTTCGGCGTACGTAGAGGCCCACAGAAGCTGCGTCCAGGAAAGCTCTAGCAGAGCCGGACGCACCGCGGCGCGCCTTGCTGAAGCCGGCCCGTCCGAGGCCATGGCGCGGGCAGAGGAGCCGTCCCAAGGCGCGCGCACAGGCTCCGGAAGAGACGCTGGGCCCATGCGCACCTCTAGACGCAGCTCCAGCTCTGCGCGGTAGCGGCCGTCGGCTTGTCGCAGAAACGGAAGCCCCCGATACGGAATGCGCCAGCCTACCCCCAAGGCGACCGAGTCCGAACCTACAGGCCAGCTCCAGGGGGTGAGCCAGCCCCGCTCAAGGGGAACGGGCATCGGGCGCTCCTGCGCCCGCGCAAAACCGACCCAACACAAGGCCAAAAGGCTTATCCACGTTCGGCGTCGCATG harbors:
- a CDS encoding GWxTD domain-containing protein; its protein translation is MPVPLERGWLTPWSWPVGSDSVALGVGWRIPYRGLPFLRQADGRYRAELELRLEVRMGPASLPEPVRAPWDGSSARAMASDGPASARRAAVRPALLELSWTQLLWASTYAETQDAGRFAMGFRLLGRFAPGRYSVLMRWRDPISGQGGALQASVEAHPSISSPLWAEPGPDPEARTLLLLGSAEVPFARSVRALWTLRGPLPQEGVQVQLFRLARARDTVGLLERSLLLRPRPGAWRVDSLGVAHLESVPDSWALEADLEGEKLELNTTYRVQLRWRDPQTGRAEVRSWILRPYWLDMPAVLWDPELSVEVLRYIASEELWRSIRRARGPDRWERFLAFWRERDPSPETAYNELMVEFYRRVQEAQDRFSTPRTPGWRSDRGRIYITYGPPARIERRYPPGRPAEEIWYYPDRGLEFVFVATSSVGDFELRR